The following coding sequences are from one Lolium rigidum isolate FL_2022 chromosome 6, APGP_CSIRO_Lrig_0.1, whole genome shotgun sequence window:
- the LOC124664065 gene encoding probable staphylococcal-like nuclease CAN1: MQVLLCSIGAIVLIANARGALFPKESYLGSFWSTTTSKPGGVKHELHTLPVDAKAVADGDTITVYVDMANPHESGNVPREVQEAAAERIKLRAAKNYQKADALQKIIVDAGYRQVPNLSGDQVLAKKYRVRLRGIDAPENSMPYGKEAKEELVKLVQGRTLKISVYDTDWYGRLVGDVVCNGVFVQTSSLAIASLQCKKWNVSRLRNGV; this comes from the exons ATGCAGGTTCTGTTGTGCTCCATCGGCGCCATTGTCCTCATCGCGAACGCTCGCGGCGCCCTGTTCCCAAAG GAGTCGTATCTTGGTTCCTTTTGGAGCACTACCACGAGCAAACCTGGAGGTGTGAAGCATGAGCTGCACACGCTCCCT GTGGATGCAAAGGCTGTGGCTGACGGTGACACGATCACCGTGTATGTTGACATGGCTAACCCTCATGAATCTGGAAACGTGCCCCGTGAAGTTCAGGAAGCTGCAGCGGAGCGGATCAAGTTGCGGGCGGCCAAGAACTACCAGAAGGCTGACGCGCTTCAGAAGATCATAGTGGATGCTGGATATAG GCAAGTTCCTAACCTCAGTGGTGATCAGGTTCTTGCAAAGAAGTACCGGGTCAGGCTAAG AGGGATCGATGCACCAGAGAACTCGATGCCTTATGGTAAAGAGGCAAAAGAGGAGTTAGTGAAGCTGGTGCAGGGAAGAACCTTAAAGATTTCTGTATATGATACTGACTGGTACGGTCGACTGGTTGGAGATGTTGTGTGCAATGGGGTCTTTGTGCAG ACATCTAGTCTTGCAATTGCGTCTTTACAGTGCAAGAAATGGAATGTATCAAGACTGAGAAATGGTGTATGA
- the LOC124659486 gene encoding BTB/POZ and MATH domain-containing protein 2-like: protein MTELEARTTIVSSCVQFRIDYEQTKQFPIGKAVHSDVVSAGGHLWRIDCYPHGRRVADKGEYISIFLVHITKSRSVRAKCEVFMMGRDGKPSTSDMGIMCQTFEISGLKDSWGWAQFMKLSDVEKRFLKEGHITFTCTIMVSDDSAIPVLVPPSDIGIHLGRLLDNTDGTDVSFTIDGEKFPAHRAVLAARSPVFRAELFGSMAEATMSSITLHDITPATFKAMLRFIYTDELPAEADPEDSSVEMFQNLLAAADRYALERLKFICAENLRAKVSADTVATILASAETHNCHELKKKCIDFFAVEENFKEAMFTDGYALLVLKFPSITAELKKRVRA from the coding sequence ATGACAGAGCTAGAGGCGCGGACCACCATTGTAAGCTCTTGTGTCCAGTTCAGAATTGACTACGAGCAGACCAAGCAGTTTCCCATCGGCAAGGCTGTCCACTCCGACGTCGTCTCCGCCGGAGGACACCTCTGGAGGATTGACTGCTACCCGCATGGGAGAAGGGTAGCCGACAAAGGTGAATATATTTCCATCTTCCTCGTGCACATTACCAAATCCAGAAGCGTCAGGGCCAAGTGCGAGGTCTTCATGATGGGTAGGGACGGCAAACCATCTACATCTGACATGGGAATTATGTGCCAGACCTTCGAAATCAGTGGGCTCAAGGACTCATGGGGATGGGCTCAGTTCATGAAGCTTAGTGATGTGGAGAAACGTTTCTTGAAAGAGGGACACATCACATTCACATGCACGATCATGGTCAGTGATGACAGTGCTATTCCGGTCCTGGTCCCGCCTTCAGACATCGGGATTCATCTTGGCCGCCTGCTAGATAATACTGATGGGACAGATGTGTCATTCACCATCGACGGCGAGAAATTCCCTGCTCACCGGGCAGTGCTTGCTGCCCGCTCGCCGGTCTTCAGAGCAGAGTTGTTCGGTTCCATGGCTGAGGCTACAATGTCATCCATCACGTTGCACGACATCACACCTGCAACATTCAAAGCTATGCTCCGGTTCATATACACGGATGAATTGCCTGCAGAAGCTGACCCTGAGGACTCTTCTGTTGAGATGTTTCAGAATCTACTCGCTGCGGCTGATCGGTATGCACTTGAACGACTAAAGTTTATTTGTGCCGAGAATCTACGGGCTAAAGTGTCGGCAGATACTGTTGCAACTATCTTAGCTTCCGCCGAAACCCACAACTGCCACGAGTTGAAGAAAAAGTGCATCGACTTCTTTGCGGTGGAGGAAAATTTCAAAGAGGCCATGTTCaccgatggttatgcattgctagTTCTGAAATTCCCATCAATTACTGCTGAGCTCAAAAAGAGGGTTAGGGCATAG